In Pseudoliparis swirei isolate HS2019 ecotype Mariana Trench chromosome 11, NWPU_hadal_v1, whole genome shotgun sequence, a genomic segment contains:
- the qpct gene encoding glutaminyl-peptide cyclotransferase yields MICNLSQRRNTGMWRAATTAMTERSRGASKMRLCSTVAIWVAFIHCVAAIPWTQEKLHHRAVTLTQEEIVAALTPTDLEQMWQRDLRPLLVTRYPGSPGSRAVQEHIKTTLGSLGAGWELTEDAFVSQTPYGQLPFTNIIANLNSSASRRLVLACHYDSKYYPPQWHGREFQGATDSATPCAMMLELARTLDEELKAQKGTSADLTLQLLFFDGEEALFQWTATDSLYGSRHLAQKMETTPHPAGATDTNQLHAMDLFVLLDLIGGPDPHFYNQFPNSTHWLSRLQSIEKRLHSMNQLVDHPHDVQYFWPNQLVGHIQDDHVPFLNRGVPILHLIPSPFPSVWHTFDDNEQNLDRSTIQNLNKIMQVFVLEYLDARPTIIPSNPQNAL; encoded by the exons ATGATCTGTAATCTCtcacagaggagaaacacagGAATGTGGAGAGCAGCTACAACAGCCATGACCGAGCGGAGCCGCGGTGCCTCCAAGATGCGTTTATGTTCCACTGTGGCCATCTGGGTGGCATTCATCCACTGCGTCGCTGCAATTCCCTGGACTCAAGAAAAG CTCCATCACCGAGCCGTGACTCTGACACAAGAGGAGATCGTGGCCGCCCTGACCCCCACTGACCTGGAGCAGATGTGGCAGAGGGACCTGAGGCCGCTGCTGGTCACCAGGTACCCGGGCTCTCCGGGCAGCCGGGCCGTGCAGGAG CATATCAAGACAACCCTGGGTTCCCTCGGAGCCGGCTGGGAGTTGACGGAGGATGCTTTTGTGTCACAAACGCCGTACGGCCAACTGCCCTTCACTAACATAATTGCCAACCTCAACTCGTCAGCCAGTCGCCGCCTGGTGCTGGCCTGTCACTACGACTCCAAGTACTACCCGCCGCAGTGGCACGGGAGGGAGTTCCAAGGTGCCACCGATTCTGCCACTCCCTGTGCCATGATGTTGGAGCTGGCCCGCACCCTGGATGAAGAACTAAAAGCTCAGAAG GGCACGAGTGCCGACCTGACCCTGCAGTTGCTCTTCTTTGATGGAGAGGAGGCTCTTTTCCAGTGGACCGCCACAGACTCCCTTTATGGCTCTCGCCACCTGGCCCAGAAGATGGAGACCACCCCACATCCCGCCGGAGCCACGGACACAAACCAGCTGCACGCCATG gatctgtttgtgttgttggaCCTGATCGGGGGCCCCGACCCACACTTCTACAACCAGTTCCCCAACTCAACGCACTGGCTctccaggctgcagagcatTG AGAAGCGTTTACACTCCATGAACCAGCTTGTGGATCATCCTCACGACGTGCAATACTTCTGGCCCAATCAACTTGTTGGCCACATCCAAGATGATCACGTCCCATTCCTAAACAGAG GTGTACCCATCCTCCACCTCATCCCCTCCCCATTCCCGTCCGTGTGGCACACGTTTGACGACAACGAGCAGAACCTGGATCGCTCTACCATTCAGAACCTCAACAAGATCATGCAGGTGTTTGTTCTGGAGTACCTCGACGCCAGACCCACCATCATCCCTTCAAACCCACAGAACGCCCtataa